Proteins encoded within one genomic window of Neorhizobium galegae bv. orientalis str. HAMBI 540:
- a CDS encoding FadR/GntR family transcriptional regulator gives MNQAGVIAAAKAEPRFSDIIYERIVEMIADGRFPVNERLPSEPNLSVMFGASRPVVREALERLRADQLIVSRKGSGSYVRQRPDSSVLNQVPVGSLADVQRFFEFRAGLEAEAAALAARNWQVNDKVRIMAALAALEHCLEVGELGAEEDQRLHDAIAMATGNQFHMIVREWFKPHFSIGMSVTRSLSLKRTPLHVRHVQDEHAAIVEAVLARRETDAHNAMKTHILNARARMFQGVEAQSIDA, from the coding sequence ATGAACCAGGCCGGCGTGATAGCGGCAGCCAAGGCGGAGCCTCGCTTCAGCGACATCATCTACGAGAGGATCGTGGAAATGATCGCCGATGGCCGTTTTCCAGTCAATGAAAGGCTTCCGTCGGAACCCAATCTCTCCGTGATGTTCGGCGCGTCACGGCCGGTCGTGCGCGAGGCCCTGGAGCGTCTTCGTGCCGACCAGTTGATCGTCTCGCGCAAAGGCTCCGGTTCATACGTGCGGCAGCGGCCCGACTCTTCAGTCCTCAACCAGGTCCCGGTCGGTTCACTGGCCGACGTCCAGCGGTTTTTCGAATTCCGGGCAGGCCTCGAGGCGGAAGCTGCGGCACTCGCGGCGCGCAACTGGCAGGTTAACGACAAGGTCCGCATCATGGCGGCGCTTGCGGCACTCGAGCACTGCCTGGAGGTCGGAGAACTGGGTGCCGAGGAGGACCAAAGGCTGCATGACGCCATCGCCATGGCGACCGGCAATCAGTTCCACATGATCGTCCGGGAGTGGTTCAAACCGCATTTTTCGATCGGCATGTCGGTGACGCGGAGCCTCAGCCTCAAGCGGACGCCGCTACACGTCCGCCATGTGCAGGACGAACATGCGGCAATCGTGGAAGCTGTCCTGGCCCGCCGGGAAACGGATGCGCACAACGCCATGAAAACACATATCCTGAATGCGCGCGCCCGCATGTTCCAAGGCGTCGAGGCTCAATCTATCGACGCCTGA
- a CDS encoding NAD-dependent epimerase/dehydratase family protein: MKRIAITGGAGRIATQLRDFLRPVVQHIRLIDVRPANALASNESFFEGNLADADAMRAALDGMDGVIHLGGLPNEAGIDDMLQTNILGTYNLYDAARATGVNRVVFASSNHATGFYPRSETITPFDVPRPDTRYGLSKCWGEMVAGFYYDKAGISTLSIRIGNAAAYPNSERTAAIWISPRDLYQLVWIGLTQPEIAAAVVYGVSRNDSGWWRDETAERLGYRPQDHSHDHLRIEQATESAVAAFFQGGSFCETEHDGQVRQRDRNGLIIPRRAES; this comes from the coding sequence TTGAAACGGATCGCAATAACCGGAGGGGCGGGCCGCATTGCCACGCAGCTCAGGGATTTTCTGCGCCCTGTCGTGCAGCATATCAGGCTGATCGATGTCAGGCCGGCGAACGCGCTTGCATCGAACGAAAGTTTTTTCGAAGGCAATCTCGCGGATGCAGATGCGATGCGCGCCGCCCTCGACGGGATGGACGGCGTCATCCATCTTGGCGGTCTGCCGAACGAGGCAGGCATCGACGACATGCTTCAGACAAATATCCTCGGTACCTACAATCTCTACGATGCAGCACGCGCAACCGGCGTGAACCGCGTTGTTTTTGCCTCCAGCAATCACGCAACCGGCTTTTATCCGCGGTCCGAAACGATTACACCGTTCGATGTTCCCCGCCCCGACACGCGTTACGGCCTGTCAAAATGCTGGGGCGAGATGGTGGCGGGTTTTTATTACGACAAGGCTGGCATCTCAACGCTGTCGATCCGCATCGGCAACGCTGCCGCCTATCCAAACAGCGAACGCACGGCTGCCATCTGGATCAGTCCCCGCGACCTTTACCAACTCGTCTGGATCGGCCTTACCCAACCGGAAATCGCTGCCGCTGTCGTATACGGCGTTTCGCGGAACGATTCCGGCTGGTGGCGCGACGAAACTGCCGAGCGCCTCGGTTATCGCCCGCAGGACCATAGTCACGATCACCTGCGTATCGAGCAGGCAACCGAAAGTGCAGTGGCCGCATTCTTTCAGGGGGGCAGCTTCTGCGAAACCGAACACGACGGGCAAGTCAGGCAGCGCGACAGAAATGGCCTGATCATTCCCAGGAGGGCTGAATCGTGA
- a CDS encoding SMP-30/gluconolactonase/LRE family protein has translation MSKPDIITPKVRRVIDFPLKVGESPTWDDRTGDLWLVDILAPAAICLRANGQVDRYDMPHKIGCLALCESGDIAVALENGVHLLNPKTGTMKLLCDPDGGRPDSRLNDGKVGPDGCFWVGTRDEAIPQTGNARLYRVMPDGSFTTIIDGGLLTSNGLAWSPDGRTMYHSDSSGLFAQVFDFDPQKGVTGPPRRLHDFAPEEGRPDGAAMDANGFYWIAGILSGGVNRLSPEGEVVEIYKMPAKSPTMPCFGGPDLATIYVTTLSTDNNGTFEHGTLFAFEAGIRGTPVHRFRI, from the coding sequence GTGAGCAAACCGGACATCATCACCCCGAAGGTGCGACGGGTCATCGACTTTCCGCTGAAAGTCGGCGAATCGCCCACCTGGGATGACCGCACCGGCGATCTCTGGCTGGTCGACATCCTGGCGCCGGCAGCGATCTGCCTGCGCGCCAACGGACAGGTCGACCGGTACGACATGCCGCACAAGATCGGCTGCCTGGCACTCTGCGAAAGCGGCGATATCGCCGTCGCGCTCGAAAACGGCGTTCATCTCCTGAACCCGAAAACCGGGACGATGAAGCTGCTCTGCGATCCCGACGGCGGGCGCCCCGACAGCCGGCTCAATGACGGCAAGGTCGGCCCCGACGGCTGCTTCTGGGTCGGCACCCGTGACGAGGCTATCCCGCAGACCGGCAATGCCCGCCTTTATCGCGTCATGCCCGACGGCTCCTTCACCACGATCATCGATGGCGGGCTGCTGACCTCCAATGGCCTTGCCTGGAGCCCGGACGGCCGAACCATGTATCACTCGGACAGCAGCGGCCTTTTTGCCCAAGTCTTCGATTTCGATCCGCAGAAGGGCGTCACCGGCCCCCCTCGCCGGCTGCACGACTTCGCCCCGGAAGAAGGCCGGCCGGATGGCGCCGCCATGGATGCGAATGGTTTCTACTGGATCGCGGGCATCCTGTCTGGTGGCGTCAACCGGCTGTCGCCGGAGGGCGAGGTCGTCGAGATCTACAAAATGCCGGCGAAATCACCGACCATGCCCTGCTTCGGCGGGCCGGATCTCGCGACGATCTACGTCACCACCCTCTCCACCGACAACAACGGCACGTTCGAGCACGGGACGCTCTTCGCCTTCGAGGCCGGCATCCGCGGCACACCCGTCCACCGTTTCAGGATTTGA